Proteins encoded by one window of Candidatus Sumerlaea chitinivorans:
- a CDS encoding Glycosyltransferase, with the protein MATINALLQYAPEHEYVLFGLTDQPPEEALPLLERGARYERLQLSSSPSEHLRLGCAAPFLWDTPAAARLDLYHVTSPMMDDILIPSSAPCQVVATLLDAIPAVMHERRQPLLNGQSWERYKTRARVLARWDGYAAISQTTAEDCERCFGLDPKRIFVTYVPVDQDPLRDVTSEQKALVQRKYQLAEGFVLSITGYHPRKNIPTTMAAYALLEPALREQAPLVIVCALNDRERQELLALAEKHKIRQDVRLLGYVPDEELPVLFALAGVMFFPSRYEGFGLPVAEAMAAGVPVVASNVSSIPEVTGDAALLCAPDDTRGFAQALRNMLSDPTRAQDLRARGFLECARFAPERFAQRLLRAYEHIISSERAIRGPETAPNPERTSATISVESPRRLRIAIFTPLSPKMSGIADYAEQLLLNFSERVDGHCFTENYVPTHPVVTKRFSCSPHWNFLREHKQRPFDVLFYQLGNNLLHAYMLPYIDRFPGVVDLHDYSIWGLYRLLARSYGERRAIQERFAQEYPHASAKVWENEAELSALDLLDYPMTKLIVKRSKLTIVHSEWLRTHLRDEVGPSAQIERVPLGVDTSMVTAPRPSPADLRRKYHLPASAFVIASVGVMNRLKRLPVVLEAFREFRRINPHAYLVFVGPADRLVLRSLVQLAAQGGVKHCVRVLGHRPLPEMFEVIAMADVCVNLRNPTMGESSATLVQILAMGKPVLVTPLGQYTEFPDDVCWKVRPDRHEKADLVNYWTFLSQHPEIAMQLGENAKRFVAEWGYANVASQIEDLLFSVADSMRLHA; encoded by the coding sequence CGCGCCAGAGCACGAGTACGTTCTCTTCGGGCTAACAGATCAGCCACCCGAAGAGGCTTTGCCTCTTCTGGAACGCGGAGCGCGATACGAACGACTGCAACTTTCCTCCTCCCCAAGCGAACACTTAAGATTGGGATGTGCAGCGCCCTTTCTTTGGGACACTCCTGCTGCAGCGCGTCTCGACCTCTATCATGTCACGAGTCCAATGATGGACGACATCTTGATTCCCTCTTCGGCGCCGTGCCAGGTTGTTGCCACTTTGCTCGATGCGATTCCGGCTGTGATGCACGAACGACGGCAACCCTTGCTGAACGGCCAAAGCTGGGAACGTTATAAGACCCGTGCACGGGTCCTTGCACGCTGGGATGGTTACGCCGCCATTTCTCAAACTACTGCGGAGGATTGTGAGCGCTGTTTTGGCCTCGATCCGAAGCGAATCTTTGTCACCTATGTCCCAGTTGATCAGGATCCCCTGCGTGACGTGACCAGCGAGCAGAAAGCACTCGTCCAGCGCAAGTACCAACTGGCGGAAGGATTTGTCCTCTCGATCACTGGCTACCACCCTCGAAAAAATATCCCGACAACAATGGCCGCGTACGCGCTTCTCGAGCCAGCGTTGCGAGAGCAGGCGCCTTTGGTGATCGTCTGCGCTCTGAACGACCGCGAGCGTCAGGAACTTCTTGCTCTGGCTGAAAAGCATAAAATCCGGCAGGACGTTCGCCTACTCGGTTATGTGCCAGATGAGGAACTCCCCGTCTTGTTTGCGTTGGCAGGTGTAATGTTTTTTCCCTCGCGCTATGAAGGATTTGGACTACCTGTGGCAGAAGCGATGGCGGCCGGTGTTCCTGTGGTCGCATCGAATGTTTCAAGTATTCCTGAAGTCACGGGGGACGCGGCCCTCTTGTGCGCTCCCGATGACACGCGGGGCTTTGCTCAGGCCTTGCGTAACATGCTTTCCGACCCAACCCGAGCGCAAGACCTGCGCGCCCGAGGTTTTCTCGAGTGCGCCCGCTTTGCTCCGGAGCGTTTTGCTCAGCGACTCCTCCGCGCCTACGAACACATCATTTCGTCGGAGCGCGCGATCAGAGGGCCGGAGACCGCACCGAACCCTGAGAGGACCTCGGCAACCATAAGCGTGGAGTCGCCCCGACGCCTTCGCATCGCCATTTTCACTCCGTTGTCGCCGAAAATGTCTGGGATTGCCGATTATGCCGAGCAACTCCTCCTCAATTTTTCGGAACGGGTGGACGGGCACTGCTTTACCGAGAATTACGTCCCCACGCACCCCGTGGTGACAAAACGTTTCAGCTGTTCTCCCCACTGGAATTTTTTGCGTGAGCACAAACAGCGGCCGTTCGACGTCCTCTTTTACCAGCTTGGGAATAACCTGCTCCATGCCTACATGTTGCCGTATATCGATCGCTTTCCGGGCGTGGTGGATCTCCATGATTATAGCATTTGGGGCCTCTATCGTCTCTTAGCGCGGAGTTATGGGGAGCGACGGGCGATCCAAGAACGCTTTGCCCAGGAGTACCCTCATGCCTCTGCCAAGGTCTGGGAGAATGAGGCCGAGCTGAGCGCGTTGGACCTCCTTGATTACCCCATGACCAAGTTGATTGTGAAACGCTCCAAATTGACGATCGTTCACAGTGAATGGCTACGAACCCACTTGCGTGATGAAGTTGGACCTTCAGCGCAGATCGAGCGTGTGCCGCTTGGAGTGGACACTAGTATGGTCACGGCGCCCCGCCCATCTCCTGCGGATCTGCGACGCAAGTATCACCTCCCCGCATCGGCTTTTGTGATCGCCAGTGTGGGAGTAATGAACCGACTCAAGCGACTTCCAGTTGTGTTAGAGGCGTTCCGTGAGTTTAGACGGATCAATCCCCATGCCTACTTGGTATTTGTGGGGCCGGCAGACCGACTGGTTCTGCGGAGTCTCGTGCAATTGGCCGCCCAGGGGGGGGTTAAGCATTGCGTGCGCGTGCTCGGCCATCGCCCCCTGCCCGAGATGTTCGAAGTCATTGCAATGGCGGACGTGTGCGTAAACTTGCGGAACCCCACGATGGGCGAATCCTCTGCAACTTTAGTTCAGATTCTTGCGATGGGCAAACCGGTACTCGTCACCCCCCTTGGCCAATACACAGAATTTCCCGATGACGTGTGTTGGAAAGTTCGGCCTGACCGCCACGAAAAGGCAGACCTCGTGAACTACTGGACTTTCCTCTCCCAGCACCCTGAAATTGCTATGCAGCTTGGGGAAAACGCCAAGCGCTTTGTCGCTGAGTGGGGATATGCGAATGTCGCATCGCAAATCGAAGATCTGCTCTTCAGCGTCGCAGATTCCATGCGTTTGCATGCTTGA
- a CDS encoding Glutamate-1-semialdehyde aminotransferase: MKRERSMQLWERARKVIPGGVNSPVRAFKAVGGNPIFIARGEGPYVFDADGNRFIDYVCSWGALLFGHAFPSVVQAVADAAKRGTSFGAPTEAEIELAEMVQSFFPSMELVRFVNSGTEATASAIRLARGATRRPKILKCAGCYHGSVDSLLVTAGSGVATLGIPDTAGIPNSIAAETIVVPYNDVAALEKAFACFGSEIAGFIVEPVAGNMGLVPPKEGYLVRARELTAEAGALLIFDEVISGFRVGAGGAQEWYGIQPDLTCLGKILGGGLPVGAYGGRKELMEFLAPVGPVYQAGTLAGNPISMAAGIAMLRAIQSQKEQLYPELEQRGHLLADGLRDIFAKARIPACVSQLGSLLTVFFTAGPVWNYEDAKLSSTVRYATFFHAMLSRGVALPPSQFECWFISFAHDERVIKQTLEAAHHAVRELVERG; encoded by the coding sequence ATGAAACGTGAGCGCTCGATGCAGCTCTGGGAACGCGCACGCAAAGTAATTCCCGGTGGTGTCAATAGTCCTGTGCGCGCGTTCAAAGCCGTCGGCGGAAACCCAATCTTTATCGCGCGCGGCGAAGGTCCCTATGTATTCGACGCCGACGGAAACCGGTTTATTGACTACGTTTGCTCATGGGGGGCGTTGCTCTTTGGCCACGCCTTCCCATCAGTTGTCCAAGCGGTGGCAGATGCGGCGAAACGCGGTACATCATTCGGCGCGCCTACCGAAGCGGAGATCGAACTGGCGGAGATGGTGCAAAGTTTTTTCCCCAGTATGGAGCTTGTCCGCTTTGTCAACAGCGGGACGGAGGCAACCGCTTCAGCGATTCGGCTCGCGCGAGGAGCCACACGCCGCCCCAAGATTTTAAAATGCGCTGGATGCTATCACGGAAGCGTTGACTCCTTGCTGGTGACCGCAGGGTCCGGCGTTGCCACACTTGGTATTCCAGATACCGCCGGCATTCCCAACAGTATCGCGGCCGAAACTATCGTGGTGCCGTACAACGACGTGGCCGCACTTGAAAAAGCATTCGCGTGCTTTGGCTCCGAGATTGCCGGCTTCATTGTCGAGCCGGTGGCTGGGAATATGGGCCTTGTGCCACCCAAGGAAGGCTATCTTGTGCGGGCGCGAGAACTTACGGCAGAAGCGGGTGCACTGTTGATTTTTGATGAAGTGATTTCCGGTTTTCGTGTCGGTGCCGGTGGCGCCCAAGAGTGGTATGGGATCCAGCCTGACTTGACTTGCCTCGGCAAGATCCTTGGCGGTGGATTGCCTGTGGGAGCGTACGGCGGCCGCAAAGAGCTCATGGAATTTCTTGCTCCGGTTGGCCCTGTGTATCAGGCAGGTACGTTGGCCGGGAATCCGATTTCCATGGCTGCCGGCATTGCCATGCTTCGCGCAATCCAATCCCAGAAAGAACAGTTGTATCCCGAGCTCGAGCAGCGGGGGCACTTGTTGGCGGACGGTCTTCGCGACATATTTGCGAAGGCGAGAATCCCCGCTTGTGTCTCTCAGCTTGGGTCACTACTTACCGTCTTCTTCACAGCTGGGCCAGTTTGGAACTATGAGGACGCAAAGCTCTCGAGCACCGTCCGCTACGCAACTTTTTTCCACGCGATGTTGAGCCGAGGGGTCGCGTTGCCCCCCTCACAGTTTGAGTGCTGGTTTATTTCTTTTGCTCACGACGAGCGTGTGATCAAGCAGACGTTGGAGGCAGCGCATCACGCGGTTCGGGAGCTTGTGGAAAGGGGCTAA
- a CDS encoding Beta-lactamase class C, producing MFLSLRELRIWLGGIVLAVASVVGAQDDGSMMNLQSTPIPNRLLEYGAPETVGMNSERLALLDGVVRDAIDARETSGAVVLIARRGKIVYERAFGYRAVVPEKEAMTTDTIFDLASLTKCVATASAVMKLVEDGKLRLGDPVKKLIPDWAASKEEKAYQTELAKVRRWIRAGVLQVAPEMQVSQHLETTQSKRLVTGRENPREVWERLVRKGVLKIPQRALEEQLTLALPDREAVSVRHLLTHTSGLDPYDNYYLKFPQGNARQQIIQDIARRPLLAPAGETFVYSDLGYITLGEIVERVSGTDLNTFCRKTLYEPLGMHDTMFNPPKSLLPRIAPTEWRLRPEPQAKQQKSGVAPQPQKYMIRGEVHDGNAFVQNGISGHAGLFSTAHDLAIFAQMLLNGGQYGNVRIFSPLTVRAMISDQARLKDGTKRGYGWDIASGYSSQRGDIFTTGFGHTGWTGTSLWAVPEEELIIIVLTSRCHPDGTGDVGPLRAKIANVVASSIVEPNSTGMELKDGEEKP from the coding sequence ATGTTTTTGAGCTTAAGAGAATTGAGAATTTGGCTGGGGGGCATCGTGCTCGCAGTTGCATCTGTTGTTGGAGCCCAGGACGATGGCTCCATGATGAACCTACAATCCACTCCCATTCCCAACCGGCTCCTTGAATATGGAGCCCCTGAAACCGTGGGGATGAATTCCGAGAGACTCGCGCTTCTCGATGGGGTGGTCAGGGATGCGATTGATGCGCGCGAGACGTCGGGAGCAGTGGTGCTCATTGCTCGGCGCGGGAAAATCGTCTACGAGCGGGCCTTCGGCTATCGTGCCGTCGTGCCAGAAAAAGAGGCAATGACCACCGACACGATTTTCGACCTTGCTTCGCTTACGAAGTGCGTGGCCACGGCCTCGGCCGTGATGAAACTGGTTGAAGACGGTAAACTCCGACTTGGGGATCCGGTAAAGAAGCTCATTCCCGATTGGGCTGCTTCCAAAGAAGAAAAAGCCTATCAGACGGAACTTGCGAAAGTGCGCCGGTGGATTCGTGCGGGAGTTCTTCAGGTGGCACCCGAGATGCAAGTTTCGCAGCACCTTGAGACCACGCAAAGTAAGAGACTGGTCACAGGTCGCGAGAATCCCCGGGAAGTATGGGAGCGGCTCGTGCGGAAAGGGGTGCTGAAAATCCCACAGCGGGCTTTGGAGGAGCAGCTCACACTCGCCTTGCCCGATCGGGAAGCCGTGAGTGTGCGTCATTTGCTCACCCACACTTCTGGCCTCGACCCCTATGACAATTATTATTTGAAGTTCCCGCAGGGAAATGCGCGGCAGCAAATCATCCAAGACATTGCCCGGCGCCCATTACTGGCTCCCGCAGGTGAGACTTTTGTTTATAGTGATCTGGGCTATATCACGTTGGGGGAAATTGTGGAGCGAGTTTCTGGCACAGATCTGAACACGTTCTGTCGCAAGACCTTGTATGAGCCATTGGGCATGCATGACACCATGTTCAATCCGCCCAAATCGCTCTTGCCACGCATTGCACCAACCGAGTGGCGACTTCGTCCCGAGCCGCAGGCTAAGCAACAGAAGAGTGGCGTCGCGCCCCAGCCACAGAAATACATGATACGCGGCGAAGTGCACGACGGAAATGCCTTTGTGCAGAATGGGATAAGCGGGCATGCCGGGCTGTTTTCCACGGCGCACGACTTGGCTATCTTTGCTCAGATGCTACTCAACGGGGGACAGTATGGCAACGTCCGAATCTTTTCTCCCCTGACCGTCCGAGCCATGATCTCCGATCAGGCGCGACTCAAGGACGGCACGAAACGGGGTTACGGCTGGGACATCGCCAGTGGCTACTCAAGCCAAAGAGGAGACATTTTCACTACCGGATTCGGTCATACAGGGTGGACGGGAACTTCCCTCTGGGCGGTACCCGAAGAGGAGTTGATCATCATTGTGTTGACCAGTCGGTGCCATCCGGATGGGACAGGTGACGTAGGGCCGTTGCGGGCAAAAATTGCGAATGTTGTAGCCTCGAGCATCGTTGAGCCCAATTCCACCGGCATGGAACTGAAAGACGGGGAGGAGAAACCATGA
- a CDS encoding NADH-dependent dehydrogenase, with protein sequence MKPITVAIVSFEHMHAYAYADALTQMQNVELVAIAESDPARLSELYRKYPQVSQFFSDYRVMLDTVSCDAVIITSANADHCAIALECARRRKHILCEKPLATTVEDAKTMIQAAHEAGVKLMTAFPVRFSPAVREAKRLVKEGKLGRVLGGATSNHGSMPGGWFTQPQRSGGGAVIDHTVHVVDLIRWIFEDEVESVFALAANRLHPEIPCEDCGLLLFRTRRGLTFSLDTSWSRCKSYPIWGDVKLDIRGEYANLSLNCFPCAVNLYDDTVPRHSAFSLGDNLDRLMLEEFCAAIRENREPEVTGEDGLRALEVALAAYQANSAGSVVNLSLCPA encoded by the coding sequence ATGAAACCGATTACAGTAGCAATCGTGAGTTTTGAACATATGCACGCATATGCGTATGCCGACGCACTGACCCAGATGCAGAATGTCGAGCTTGTTGCAATTGCTGAATCGGACCCAGCTCGTCTCTCTGAGCTTTATCGAAAGTATCCGCAGGTCTCGCAATTTTTCTCGGATTATCGCGTTATGCTCGATACCGTGAGCTGTGATGCGGTGATCATCACCTCTGCGAATGCTGACCACTGTGCGATTGCGTTGGAATGTGCGCGGCGGCGGAAGCACATCCTCTGCGAAAAGCCATTAGCGACAACGGTCGAGGACGCAAAAACCATGATCCAAGCAGCACATGAAGCAGGGGTCAAGTTGATGACAGCGTTTCCGGTCCGATTTAGCCCTGCAGTGCGCGAAGCCAAACGCCTGGTAAAGGAAGGCAAGCTTGGTCGGGTCTTGGGTGGGGCCACCTCGAATCACGGCTCGATGCCGGGGGGATGGTTTACACAACCCCAGCGATCGGGTGGGGGAGCGGTGATTGACCATACTGTGCACGTGGTCGATTTGATTCGTTGGATATTTGAGGATGAGGTCGAGAGCGTTTTTGCACTGGCCGCGAACAGGCTCCATCCTGAAATTCCATGCGAAGATTGCGGCTTGCTCCTCTTCCGTACGCGCCGAGGGCTGACCTTCAGCTTGGATACCAGTTGGTCACGCTGCAAAAGCTATCCCATTTGGGGGGACGTGAAACTCGATATTCGTGGGGAGTACGCGAACTTGTCTCTCAACTGTTTCCCATGCGCTGTGAATCTTTACGACGATACGGTTCCGCGGCATTCTGCGTTTTCCCTTGGCGACAATCTGGATCGCCTCATGCTGGAGGAGTTTTGTGCAGCAATTCGCGAAAATCGAGAGCCAGAAGTAACAGGCGAAGACGGCTTGCGCGCCCTCGAGGTCGCTCTTGCAGCCTACCAGGCCAATTCGGCGGGGAGTGTTGTAAACCTCAGTCTTTGTCCGGCGTAG
- a CDS encoding UDP-glucose 4-epimerase has product MRILVAGGAGYIGSLVVAELSKLGHEVVVVDNLSRGHARAVLAEIPLHVGDVGDEAFLNAVFAQYQFDAVMHFCALSLVGESVQKPLEYYQNNVGKGLTLLQTMKEHGVRYLIFSSTAAIFGEPEIVPIPEDAPKKPTNPYGRSKLIFEEVLEDCERAWGLRSACLRYFNAAGATPELGEDHQPETHLIPLVLDVAAGRRPSITVFGNDYPTPDGTCIRDYIHVVDLARAHVLALNALLEREASLRYNLGNGKGFSVLEVIRTAERVTGRIIPFEIGPRRAGDPAVLVASSERIQTELGWKPQYPELADIIASAWEWRQAHPDGYGDGHR; this is encoded by the coding sequence ATGAGAATTCTTGTTGCTGGTGGTGCGGGTTACATCGGAAGCCTTGTTGTTGCCGAACTTTCTAAATTAGGGCACGAAGTCGTCGTGGTGGACAATCTATCGCGTGGTCACGCACGCGCTGTTTTGGCCGAGATTCCCCTTCACGTCGGCGACGTCGGGGACGAAGCTTTCCTGAATGCCGTCTTTGCCCAGTATCAGTTCGACGCAGTCATGCATTTTTGTGCGTTGTCTTTGGTTGGCGAGTCTGTTCAGAAACCGCTCGAATACTATCAGAATAATGTTGGGAAGGGGCTCACCCTTCTGCAGACAATGAAGGAGCACGGGGTACGATACCTCATTTTCAGCTCCACTGCTGCCATTTTTGGCGAACCGGAAATTGTCCCCATCCCAGAGGACGCGCCAAAGAAACCAACGAACCCTTACGGCAGATCAAAGCTCATTTTTGAAGAGGTCCTTGAGGATTGCGAGAGAGCGTGGGGCTTGCGAAGCGCCTGTTTGCGCTACTTCAACGCTGCGGGGGCAACACCTGAGCTCGGCGAGGACCACCAGCCTGAGACTCATCTCATCCCACTCGTTCTGGATGTGGCTGCAGGTCGCCGTCCTTCTATCACGGTGTTTGGCAATGATTATCCGACTCCCGACGGCACGTGCATTCGGGATTATATTCACGTCGTGGATTTGGCACGTGCCCATGTATTAGCTCTCAATGCGCTCCTGGAACGCGAGGCCAGTCTCCGTTACAATTTAGGAAATGGAAAAGGTTTTTCTGTTTTGGAAGTGATTCGCACAGCGGAGCGCGTGACGGGACGAATCATTCCTTTCGAGATTGGGCCGCGCCGGGCGGGCGATCCTGCAGTGCTTGTGGCTTCCAGTGAGCGGATTCAAACCGAGTTGGGGTGGAAACCTCAGTATCCCGAGCTCGCGGACATCATCGCCTCCGCGTGGGAATGGCGCCAGGCTCACCCGGATGGCTATGGCGATGGCCATCGCTGA
- a CDS encoding Carbamoyl-phosphate synthase large chain, with protein MSKQDEKKVLIIGSGPIVIGQACEFDYSGTQGCKALRESGYEVVLINSNPATIMTDPEFGDRTYIEPLTPEMVAAVIERERPAALLPTLGGQTALNLAMELWQNGTLERYGCRLIGANADAIERAEDRMRFKETMLAIGLDVPRSAVIKAEGPREDQIRRAMYTALEHACNIGFPIIIRPSFTLGGSGGGIAYNAEEFEGIALRGLTLSPVHEIMVEECVLGWKEFELEVMRDMHDNVVIICTIENLDPMGVHTGDSITVAPIQTLTDREYQAMRDDALKIIRAIGVDTGGSNIQFAVDPKTGRRVVIEMNPRVSRSSALASKATGFPIAKIAAKLATGLRLDEIPNDITKKTPSCFEPTIDYCVVKIPRFAFEKFRGAEPILGSQMKSVGETMAIGRTFKEALQKGLRGLEIGRAGLGGDGKFNYDPTADDVRTQLLWHLRNPNPERIFWVRAALRGRVPGAKGKQEVFGAAAINGPEEWASGKSRNALMSVQEVYENTHIDPWFLENIRELSDFEHRIAAAAKQRLIRKPGTSASAEALARERDFLYEAKQLGFSDLQIAYLASAGSRTRFTEWEIRDRRLELGVKPVFKSVDTCGGEFEASTPYFYSTYERSSTPDANEARPSNRKKVIILGGGPNRIGQGIEFDYCCVQAVFALRKAGYETIMVNSNPETVSTDYDTADRLYFEPLTAEDVLNIIENECADGEVVGIIVQFGGQTPLKLAHALESYIQRKNLPTRILGTSVDSIDLAEDRKRFGALLEELGIPAPANGSGRSYREVRDLAQKIGFPVMVRPSYVLGGRAMEVVYNERQLREYMKMALDVSPEHPVLVDKFLDGAIEVDVDAVCDFRAVGSGNEKVEGRCVIAAIMEHIEEAGIHSGDSACVIPTRTLSDHVLTQIRRYTEALGRALRVCGLMNIQYAVKDETVYVLEVNPRASRTVPYVSKTIGRPIAQYAALVMVGKTLEEIGFTDEPNVPYYSVKEAVLPFNKFPGCEIRLGPEMRSTGEVMGIDPDPGLAFAKSQAAAGCSLPLHGGVFISINDEDKPKFLPMARRLQELGFHLYATEGTHHFLKKHGIASAALNKIKEGRPNIIDYVINGQIQLVINTFSGPLSRPDEQAIRRLVISRGIPLITTVSAARAAVEGIEALRARKVTLKSLQEYHLEAS; from the coding sequence GTGAGCAAACAGGACGAGAAGAAGGTCCTCATCATCGGCAGCGGTCCGATTGTGATCGGGCAAGCGTGTGAATTTGATTACTCTGGGACTCAAGGGTGCAAAGCACTGCGCGAAAGTGGCTACGAGGTGGTGCTCATCAACTCCAACCCGGCGACAATCATGACGGACCCGGAGTTCGGGGACCGCACTTACATTGAACCTCTGACACCCGAAATGGTCGCAGCGGTCATTGAGCGAGAGCGACCAGCGGCGCTCCTGCCAACTTTAGGCGGGCAAACGGCGCTCAACCTTGCGATGGAATTATGGCAAAACGGAACACTCGAGCGCTACGGCTGCCGACTCATTGGGGCGAATGCCGATGCGATCGAGCGCGCAGAGGACCGCATGCGCTTCAAAGAGACTATGCTCGCGATCGGGTTGGATGTCCCGAGAAGCGCTGTGATCAAGGCCGAGGGGCCACGTGAGGACCAGATCCGTCGTGCTATGTACACGGCGCTTGAACACGCGTGCAACATTGGGTTTCCGATTATCATTCGCCCATCGTTCACGTTAGGAGGGAGTGGCGGGGGTATCGCTTACAACGCCGAAGAATTTGAGGGCATTGCGCTGCGCGGCCTGACCCTCTCCCCTGTTCATGAGATCATGGTCGAGGAATGTGTCCTCGGGTGGAAGGAGTTCGAGCTCGAGGTCATGCGCGATATGCACGACAATGTCGTCATTATCTGCACCATCGAAAACCTCGACCCAATGGGTGTGCACACTGGAGACAGCATTACGGTCGCGCCAATCCAAACGCTAACAGACCGCGAATATCAAGCCATGCGCGACGATGCGCTCAAAATCATCCGCGCGATCGGTGTGGACACCGGAGGAAGCAACATCCAGTTTGCCGTCGATCCAAAGACGGGACGTCGCGTGGTTATCGAGATGAATCCTCGGGTATCGCGCTCAAGCGCACTTGCCAGTAAAGCTACAGGGTTCCCGATTGCGAAGATTGCGGCTAAACTTGCAACAGGCCTTCGGTTGGACGAGATTCCGAACGATATCACGAAAAAGACTCCTTCGTGTTTCGAGCCCACCATCGACTACTGCGTAGTGAAGATCCCGCGCTTCGCCTTCGAAAAGTTTCGCGGCGCAGAACCCATTTTGGGCTCCCAGATGAAGTCCGTGGGCGAGACGATGGCGATTGGCCGCACGTTCAAAGAGGCCCTACAAAAAGGGCTGCGTGGGCTTGAGATTGGCCGTGCGGGCTTGGGCGGCGATGGTAAATTCAACTACGATCCCACGGCGGACGACGTCCGGACGCAACTGCTTTGGCATCTGCGCAATCCGAATCCGGAGCGGATCTTCTGGGTTCGGGCCGCATTGCGGGGGCGCGTGCCGGGGGCGAAAGGCAAGCAGGAGGTCTTTGGCGCTGCTGCTATCAACGGACCTGAGGAATGGGCCTCGGGCAAAAGTCGCAATGCGCTAATGTCCGTACAGGAAGTCTACGAGAACACCCACATCGATCCGTGGTTCTTGGAGAATATCCGTGAGCTCAGCGACTTTGAGCATCGGATCGCAGCAGCAGCGAAACAGCGCCTCATTCGCAAGCCCGGAACATCTGCTTCGGCAGAGGCTCTTGCACGTGAACGGGATTTTCTATATGAGGCAAAGCAGTTGGGATTCTCCGATCTTCAGATCGCCTATCTTGCCTCCGCGGGAAGCCGCACGCGGTTTACGGAGTGGGAAATTCGCGATCGCCGCTTAGAGCTTGGAGTGAAGCCCGTCTTCAAATCGGTGGATACTTGCGGCGGCGAGTTCGAGGCGAGTACACCGTACTTTTATTCGACCTACGAGCGCTCTTCCACGCCCGACGCGAATGAGGCGCGCCCCTCGAACCGCAAGAAGGTCATCATCCTGGGTGGAGGGCCGAACCGCATTGGCCAGGGCATCGAGTTTGACTACTGCTGTGTTCAGGCCGTCTTTGCCTTGCGCAAAGCTGGCTATGAGACCATCATGGTCAATTCAAATCCGGAAACGGTCTCCACGGACTACGATACCGCCGACCGCCTTTACTTTGAGCCGCTCACCGCTGAGGACGTGCTGAATATCATCGAGAACGAGTGCGCAGATGGCGAGGTCGTGGGAATCATTGTCCAGTTTGGCGGCCAAACTCCACTCAAGCTCGCCCATGCACTGGAAAGCTACATTCAGCGTAAGAACCTGCCGACGCGCATTTTGGGGACGTCGGTAGATTCGATAGATTTGGCGGAAGACCGCAAACGCTTCGGGGCCCTGCTCGAGGAATTGGGAATTCCGGCACCTGCCAACGGGAGCGGCCGAAGCTACCGCGAGGTTCGCGATTTAGCGCAGAAAATCGGCTTCCCGGTGATGGTGCGGCCAAGTTACGTTCTCGGCGGACGCGCCATGGAAGTCGTCTACAACGAGCGCCAATTGCGCGAGTACATGAAGATGGCCCTCGACGTCTCTCCCGAACACCCTGTCCTTGTGGACAAATTCTTGGACGGTGCCATCGAGGTGGATGTGGATGCAGTGTGCGACTTCCGAGCCGTAGGATCCGGCAATGAAAAGGTTGAGGGGCGGTGCGTCATTGCGGCGATCATGGAACACATCGAAGAAGCCGGCATTCATTCCGGTGACAGCGCCTGCGTGATCCCGACACGGACGCTCAGCGACCACGTATTGACTCAGATTCGTCGCTATACGGAAGCGTTGGGAAGAGCGCTGCGGGTGTGCGGCCTCATGAACATTCAATATGCTGTCAAGGATGAGACGGTCTATGTACTCGAGGTCAACCCGCGGGCCAGCCGCACAGTCCCCTACGTTTCCAAAACCATCGGCAGACCGATTGCGCAATACGCTGCGCTGGTCATGGTGGGCAAGACGCTCGAGGAGATCGGATTCACGGACGAGCCCAACGTACCTTACTATTCCGTGAAGGAGGCGGTTCTCCCCTTCAATAAATTCCCCGGTTGTGAGATTCGTCTGGGGCCTGAGATGCGCTCAACAGGAGAGGTGATGGGGATTGACCCTGACCCCGGCCTCGCGTTCGCAAAGTCGCAGGCGGCTGCGGGATGCTCCCTGCCGCTCCATGGGGGAGTATTCATCTCAATCAACGACGAAGACAAACCCAAATTTCTGCCCATGGCGCGGCGACTTCAGGAGCTTGGGTTCCATCTCTATGCCACGGAGGGAACACATCACTTCCTAAAGAAGCACGGTATTGCCAGCGCAGCTCTGAATAAGATCAAGGAGGGACGGCCGAACATCATTGATTACGTCATCAACGGACAAATCCAGTTGGTGATCAACACGTTTAGCGGTCCTTTGAGTCGGCCAGATGAGCAAGCCATTCGTCGCCTTGTGATTTCGCGGGGAATTCCGCTCATCACCACGGTAAGCGCAGCTCGAGCCGCAGTGGAAGGCATTGAAGCGCTTCGCGCTCGCAAGGTTACGCTGAAATCACTTCAGGAGTACCACTTGGAAGCCAGTTGA